A single Vicinamibacteria bacterium DNA region contains:
- a CDS encoding SRPBCC family protein produces MKNRTTVERTSERELVVTRTFNGPARIVFEAWTKPELLKRWWAPKSTGVSLLSCEADVRVGGRYRFEFGHEASKPMAFFGRYIEVTPHSRLVWTNDERDDGAVTTVTFVEKGGKTLLVMHELYPSKEALDGAIAGMEGG; encoded by the coding sequence ATGAAGAACCGCACGACGGTGGAACGGACGTCCGAGCGTGAGCTGGTCGTTACGCGAACCTTCAACGGCCCGGCGCGCATCGTGTTCGAGGCGTGGACCAAGCCCGAGCTGCTCAAGCGGTGGTGGGCACCGAAGTCGACGGGCGTGTCCCTGCTTTCCTGCGAGGCGGATGTTCGTGTCGGGGGCAGGTACCGTTTCGAGTTCGGCCACGAGGCCTCAAAGCCCATGGCGTTCTTCGGTAGGTACATCGAAGTGACACCGCACTCGCGCCTCGTCTGGACAAATGACGAACGTGACGACGGTGCCGTCACCACGGTGACCTTCGTGGAAAAAGGTGGCAAAACGCTGCTGGTCATGCACGAGCTCTATCCCTCGAAGGAAGCTCTCGACGGTGCCATCGCTGGGATGGAGGGTGGGAT